A DNA window from Labrys wisconsinensis contains the following coding sequences:
- a CDS encoding TerB family tellurite resistance protein yields the protein MLDRLHKFIRTFSSEGRAKPRIVFDENDHRLAAAGLLVHAMNSDGVESPVERRRLASLLKERFSLDDEETRALIAAADMRNREAIDFNAFTDVVKRAYNAEGRKRIIEMMWDMAFADGVLHEFEDNMVWRVAEILEVPATQRILIRKKVAAARGVDATGMGE from the coding sequence ATGCTCGATCGCCTGCACAAGTTCATCCGGACCTTCTCTTCCGAAGGCCGGGCCAAGCCGCGGATCGTCTTCGACGAGAACGACCACCGCCTCGCCGCGGCCGGCCTGCTGGTCCATGCGATGAACAGCGACGGCGTGGAGAGCCCGGTGGAGCGCCGGCGCCTGGCCAGCCTGCTCAAGGAACGCTTCTCCCTCGACGACGAGGAGACGCGGGCGCTGATCGCGGCCGCCGACATGCGCAATCGCGAGGCGATCGACTTCAACGCCTTCACCGACGTGGTGAAGCGCGCCTACAATGCCGAGGGGCGCAAGCGCATCATCGAGATGATGTGGGACATGGCCTTCGCCGACGGCGTGCTGCACGAGTTCGAGGACAATATGGTCTGGCGCGTCGCCGAGATCCTCGAGGTGCCGGCGACCCAGCGGATCCTGATCCGCAAGAAGGTGGCGGCGGCCCGCGGCGTCGACGCGACGGGAATGGGCGAGTGA
- a CDS encoding acetyl-CoA carboxylase carboxyltransferase subunit alpha gives MRSYLDFEKPVAELEAKIEELRAMAATGDAVAIGEEIQRLEAKAAEALRALYAQLTPWQKAQVARHQQRPHASEFIAGLIEDFVPLAGDRKFGEDEAIIGGLGRFRGLSVCVMGHEKGSDTDSRIRHNFGMAKPEGYRKAVRLMDLASRFELPVLSFVDTAGAYPGIGAEERGQAEAIARSTEACLALGAPNVAVVIGEGGSGGAIAVAATNRVLMLEHAIYSVISPEGAASILWRDTAKAQDAATNMKITAADLLRFGVIDTIIQEPVGGAHRDPGAAIKATGDVIEAALQEFAGQPPEAVRRARQDKFLAIGRGL, from the coding sequence ATGCGCAGCTATCTCGACTTCGAAAAGCCCGTGGCCGAACTGGAAGCCAAGATCGAGGAGCTGCGCGCCATGGCGGCGACGGGCGACGCCGTCGCGATCGGCGAGGAGATCCAGCGCCTCGAGGCGAAGGCCGCCGAGGCCCTGCGCGCCCTCTATGCGCAGCTGACGCCCTGGCAGAAGGCGCAGGTGGCGCGCCACCAGCAGCGTCCGCACGCCAGCGAGTTCATCGCCGGCCTGATCGAGGATTTCGTGCCGCTGGCCGGCGACCGCAAGTTCGGCGAGGACGAGGCGATCATCGGCGGCCTCGGCCGCTTCCGCGGCCTGTCGGTCTGCGTCATGGGCCACGAGAAGGGCTCGGACACCGACAGCCGCATCCGGCACAATTTCGGCATGGCCAAGCCCGAAGGCTATCGCAAGGCGGTGCGGCTGATGGACCTTGCCAGCCGGTTCGAGCTGCCGGTCCTCTCCTTCGTCGACACCGCCGGCGCCTATCCCGGCATCGGCGCCGAGGAGCGGGGCCAGGCCGAGGCCATCGCCCGGTCGACCGAGGCCTGCCTGGCGCTGGGCGCGCCGAATGTCGCCGTCGTGATCGGCGAAGGCGGCTCGGGCGGGGCGATCGCGGTGGCCGCGACCAACCGCGTCCTGATGCTCGAGCACGCGATCTATTCGGTGATCTCGCCGGAAGGCGCTGCCTCGATCCTGTGGCGCGACACCGCCAAGGCCCAGGACGCCGCCACCAACATGAAGATCACCGCGGCCGACCTCCTGAGGTTCGGCGTCATCGACACCATCATCCAGGAGCCCGTGGGCGGCGCGCACCGCGACCCCGGAGCGGCGATCAAGGCAACGGGCGACGTGATCGAGGCGGCCCTGCAGGAGTTCGCAGGCCAGCCGCCGGAGGCGGTGCGGCGGGCCCGGCAGGACAAGTTCCTGGCGATCGGGCGGGGCTTGTGA
- a CDS encoding acetoin dehydrogenase dihydrolipoyllysine-residue acetyltransferase subunit, whose amino-acid sequence MATDVTLAGGAGEYMESATVVAWNAAPGAAVKAGEVIAVVETAKAATEIEAPCDGVLTEILAEVGAEVGIGAVLGRIGTAVEAPPPAMAVASAPTLPVRPAAEEPAGPEPGRVVASPLARRLAAQNGIDLAALTGTGPQGRIKSRDVERALAAGQARPASPIFARPAAVAPPHAAPAPIVLIHGFGSNAGAWHALLPRLSPAFATVRIELPGHGRQARRAGDIGGLIDSVLADLDAAGISAAHLVGHSLGGAVAAELAASGAFEAASLTLLAPAGLGPEIDGAFLDGFLRAREPASLKPWLVRLTADPAALPAGFAAAILRERTLSGLAEAQAALARALFPDGTQALDIRAALQRSAVPTRVLWGSADAIIPARHADSLRGAVAVHRLDGVGHMPHVEAPDLVARLVLETCRAAAFTLGNAAPPD is encoded by the coding sequence ATGGCAACCGACGTCACGCTGGCCGGCGGCGCCGGCGAATATATGGAAAGCGCCACCGTCGTGGCCTGGAACGCCGCGCCCGGCGCCGCGGTCAAGGCCGGCGAGGTCATCGCCGTGGTCGAGACCGCCAAGGCCGCCACCGAGATCGAGGCGCCCTGCGACGGCGTCCTCACCGAGATCCTGGCCGAGGTCGGCGCGGAGGTCGGCATCGGCGCGGTGCTCGGCCGGATCGGCACGGCCGTGGAAGCACCGCCCCCCGCCATGGCCGTCGCATCGGCACCGACGCTGCCGGTCCGGCCGGCGGCGGAGGAGCCGGCCGGACCGGAACCGGGGCGGGTGGTCGCCAGCCCGCTCGCCCGCCGCCTCGCCGCCCAGAACGGCATCGACCTCGCCGCCCTGACCGGTACCGGGCCGCAGGGCCGCATCAAGAGCCGCGACGTCGAGCGTGCCCTCGCGGCCGGCCAGGCCAGGCCCGCCTCCCCCATTTTCGCCCGGCCGGCCGCCGTCGCGCCGCCGCACGCCGCCCCGGCACCGATCGTGCTGATCCACGGCTTCGGCAGCAATGCCGGCGCCTGGCACGCCCTGCTGCCGCGCCTCTCGCCGGCCTTCGCCACCGTCCGGATCGAGCTGCCCGGCCATGGCCGCCAGGCGCGGCGGGCCGGCGACATCGGCGGCCTGATCGACTCGGTGCTGGCCGACCTGGACGCGGCCGGCATCTCGGCGGCGCACCTCGTCGGCCATTCCCTCGGCGGCGCGGTCGCGGCCGAGCTTGCCGCCTCCGGCGCGTTCGAGGCCGCCTCGCTGACCCTGCTGGCCCCGGCCGGGCTCGGACCCGAGATCGACGGCGCCTTCCTCGACGGCTTTCTCAGGGCGCGCGAGCCGGCGAGCCTGAAGCCCTGGCTCGTCCGCCTCACCGCCGATCCCGCCGCCCTGCCGGCCGGCTTCGCCGCCGCGATCCTGCGCGAGCGGACGCTGAGCGGTCTCGCCGAGGCCCAGGCCGCCCTGGCCAGGGCCCTGTTCCCGGACGGCACCCAGGCGCTCGACATCCGCGCCGCGCTGCAGCGCTCGGCCGTGCCCACCCGCGTGCTGTGGGGCAGCGCCGATGCCATCATCCCGGCCCGCCATGCCGACAGCCTGCGCGGCGCGGTCGCCGTCCATCGCCTGGACGGGGTCGGCCACATGCCGCATGTCGAGGCGCCGGACCTCGTCGCCCGCCTGGTGCTCGAGACCTGCCGGGCGGCGGCCTTCACCCTGGGGAATGCCGCTCCGCCGGACTGA
- a CDS encoding methyltransferase domain-containing protein yields MSLDVIDLRNFYNMPLGAIVRRLIGLKIRARWGDLSDLRLAGLGFATPYLSVFREEAERVLALMPATQGVLEWPPGGPFAAALVEETELPLPDASIDRVLAVHALEEADSALDALREIWRILAPGGTVIVVAPNRRGVWARSDSTPFGFGRPFSRSQLTQLLRDALFSPISWSEALYMPPSHRSWALRSAMMWERMGARLALPFPGVHIVEASKQVFRPVPVRPRRVAAPRFRPVLLPSPARRLAGPGATAPPSPDSA; encoded by the coding sequence ATGTCGCTCGACGTCATCGACCTGCGCAATTTCTACAACATGCCGCTCGGCGCGATCGTGCGCCGGCTGATCGGCCTGAAGATCCGGGCGCGCTGGGGCGACCTGAGCGACCTGCGTCTGGCGGGCCTCGGCTTCGCCACGCCCTATCTCTCGGTGTTTCGCGAGGAGGCGGAGCGGGTGCTGGCGCTGATGCCGGCGACGCAGGGCGTGCTGGAATGGCCGCCGGGCGGGCCCTTTGCCGCGGCGCTGGTCGAGGAGACCGAGCTGCCGCTGCCGGACGCCTCGATCGACCGGGTGCTGGCGGTGCATGCGCTGGAGGAGGCGGACTCCGCCCTCGACGCCCTGCGGGAGATCTGGCGCATCCTGGCGCCGGGCGGCACCGTCATCGTGGTGGCGCCGAACCGGCGCGGCGTCTGGGCGCGCTCGGATTCGACGCCCTTCGGCTTCGGCCGCCCGTTCTCGCGCTCGCAGCTGACCCAGCTCCTGCGCGATGCGCTGTTTTCGCCGATCAGCTGGTCGGAGGCGCTCTACATGCCGCCGAGCCATCGGAGCTGGGCCCTGCGCTCGGCGATGATGTGGGAGCGCATGGGCGCACGCCTCGCCCTGCCTTTTCCCGGCGTCCATATCGTCGAGGCCTCCAAGCAGGTGTTCCGGCCGGTGCCGGTCCGCCCTCGCCGGGTGGCGGCACCGCGTTTCCGGCCGGTGCTGCTGCCGAGCCCGGCGCGGCGTCTGGCCGGCCCTGGCGCGACGGCGCCGCCGAGCCCCGACTCCGCCTGA
- a CDS encoding DUF4167 domain-containing protein, with amino-acid sequence MRGRNRNGGGGKGPNPLSRSYESNGPDVKVRGTAAHIAEKYVQLARDAQSSGDPILAEAYLQHAEHYFRIIAAAQPQFNGQQAYGYNPDEDDDGEDGDFEGPIPSMPQASPMPSQQGGDEQPRFHQRDRNFGERPPYNDRQGQGGEGERFRNERFQSERGPRPERFQPQDRPQDRPQERPQERSYDGAPNGFRGEAVEGERAPFQPRNRRERFRDRQTQERYGERGNGERQPYQERGFQPQPVVPIDQPQPDVSDEGALSALPSFITGAPAVSAPPPVPAPAAPVPPAPAPAVPVPAAPVSAAPPPAAAPAEPAAAPAEGEGEARPLRARRRRATPKKAEAAAEAGEAPAGE; translated from the coding sequence ATGCGCGGCCGCAATCGCAACGGCGGTGGCGGCAAGGGACCCAACCCCCTCAGCCGATCCTACGAATCGAACGGGCCGGACGTGAAGGTGCGGGGCACCGCGGCGCATATCGCCGAGAAATACGTGCAGCTTGCGCGCGACGCGCAGTCTTCCGGCGATCCGATCCTCGCCGAAGCCTATCTGCAGCACGCCGAGCATTATTTCCGCATCATCGCCGCGGCGCAGCCGCAGTTCAACGGCCAGCAGGCCTACGGCTACAATCCCGACGAGGACGACGACGGCGAGGACGGCGATTTCGAGGGGCCGATCCCGTCGATGCCGCAGGCCAGCCCGATGCCGAGCCAGCAGGGCGGCGACGAGCAGCCCCGCTTCCATCAGCGCGACCGCAATTTCGGCGAGCGGCCGCCCTACAACGATCGGCAGGGCCAGGGCGGCGAGGGCGAGCGGTTCCGCAACGAACGCTTCCAGAGCGAGCGCGGGCCGCGGCCCGAGCGGTTCCAGCCGCAGGACCGGCCGCAAGATCGACCGCAGGAGCGGCCACAGGAGCGCTCCTATGACGGCGCGCCGAACGGCTTCCGTGGCGAGGCCGTCGAAGGCGAGCGGGCGCCGTTCCAGCCGCGCAACCGGCGCGAGCGCTTCCGCGACCGGCAGACGCAGGAGCGTTACGGCGAGCGCGGCAACGGCGAGCGCCAGCCCTACCAGGAGCGCGGCTTCCAGCCCCAGCCGGTGGTGCCGATCGACCAGCCGCAGCCCGACGTGAGCGACGAGGGCGCGCTGTCGGCGCTGCCGTCCTTCATCACCGGAGCGCCCGCGGTCAGCGCGCCGCCGCCCGTCCCGGCTCCGGCAGCCCCGGTTCCGCCAGCTCCGGCTCCGGCCGTTCCAGTTCCGGCCGCACCGGTCTCGGCGGCACCGCCGCCGGCGGCGGCTCCCGCCGAGCCGGCGGCCGCACCGGCCGAAGGCGAGGGCGAGGCCCGCCCGCTGCGCGCCCGCCGGCGCCGCGCCACCCCCAAGAAGGCGGAAGCCGCGGCCGAGGCCGGCGAGGCTCCGGCCGGGGAGTAA
- a CDS encoding alpha-ketoacid dehydrogenase subunit beta, which produces MALMRYAEALRAALREEMQRDPDVWLFGEDIAVYGGVFKVTRDLVQEFGPERVRDTPISEQTLTAMAASAAMTGTRPVLEIMYADFLPLSIDALINQASIYNYIWDGQVTMPFVLRTQGGGGAGAGAQHSKSLDALVAHIPGLKVVAPATAADAKGLLKAAIRDDHPVVFLEHKLLYNIRDEVPDGEHMVEIGRARIARPGRHVSIVASSRMVHESLKAADVLAGEGIEAEVIDLRTLRPLDRDTIVASIRRTHHAVVVNEGWRFCGYGAELSATIMEAAFDDLDAPVERVGTLDIPIPYSEPLENAVLPSAAVIAAAARRAVA; this is translated from the coding sequence ATGGCCCTGATGCGCTATGCCGAAGCCCTGCGCGCCGCGCTGCGCGAGGAGATGCAGCGCGACCCCGATGTCTGGCTGTTCGGCGAGGACATCGCCGTCTATGGCGGCGTGTTCAAGGTGACGCGCGACCTCGTGCAGGAGTTCGGCCCGGAACGGGTGCGCGACACGCCGATCTCCGAGCAGACGCTCACCGCCATGGCCGCCAGCGCGGCGATGACCGGCACGCGGCCGGTGCTGGAGATCATGTATGCCGATTTCCTGCCGCTCAGCATCGACGCGCTGATCAACCAGGCCTCGATCTACAATTATATCTGGGACGGCCAGGTGACGATGCCCTTCGTGCTGCGCACCCAGGGCGGCGGCGGGGCCGGCGCCGGCGCGCAGCATTCCAAGAGCCTCGACGCGCTCGTCGCCCATATCCCCGGCCTCAAGGTGGTGGCCCCGGCGACCGCGGCCGATGCCAAGGGCCTGCTCAAGGCCGCCATCCGCGATGATCATCCCGTGGTGTTCCTGGAGCACAAGCTGCTCTACAACATCCGCGACGAGGTGCCCGACGGCGAGCATATGGTCGAGATCGGCCGGGCCCGTATCGCCCGCCCGGGCCGGCACGTCTCGATCGTCGCCTCCTCGCGCATGGTCCATGAATCCCTCAAGGCGGCGGATGTGCTCGCCGGCGAGGGCATCGAAGCCGAGGTGATCGACCTCCGGACGCTGCGCCCGCTCGACCGCGACACCATCGTCGCCTCGATCCGCAGGACGCATCACGCCGTGGTGGTCAACGAGGGCTGGCGCTTCTGCGGTTATGGCGCCGAGCTCAGCGCCACCATCATGGAGGCGGCGTTCGACGACCTCGATGCCCCGGTCGAGCGCGTTGGCACGCTCGACATCCCGATCCCCTACAGCGAGCCGCTGGAGAACGCCGTGCTGCCCTCCGCCGCTGTCATCGCGGCGGCGGCGCGGCGCGCCGTGGCCTGA
- a CDS encoding DNA polymerase III subunit gamma/tau: MDDATRASTGAAEPYRVLARKYRPQTFDDLIGQEAMVRTLSNAFETGRIHQAYMLTGVRGVGKTTTARILARGLNYEPDEGGGKPTIVMPRLGRHCQAIIESRHIDVLELDAASHNGVGDIRDITDSVRYAPVSARFKVLIMDEVHMVTNQAFNALLKTLEEPPPHVKFIFATTEIRKVPITILSRCQRFDLRRVDAGVLTGHLASICAREEVEVEPEALAMIARAAEGSVRDSLSLLDQAIAHAGGRVEAEGVRAMLGLADRARIIDLFEAVMRGDAAAALGELRAQYDQGADPAVVLSELAEFAHFVTRLKVTPEAGKDPAVTETERRRAAALVDSLSMKVLTRLWQMLLKGIGEVQTASKPLAAADMVLVRLCYAADLPTPDDLIRQLAEGGGPARTTGGGAAPPPPAGGGSPRAVLAATNAAPRPVLTEAAPATRPARALAGFAELVALATEKRDLPLKLALERFVRLVAFEDGRIDIALEAGAPATLVNDLSRKLSDWTERRWLVVISGERGAPTLREQAEARQAEVLTGVRADPLVRAVLERFPGAQIVDVRDNAPLPAPVVARAPDEVGDDGNDFDDADDYSSDDI, translated from the coding sequence ATGGATGACGCGACGCGGGCGTCGACGGGGGCCGCCGAGCCCTATCGCGTCCTCGCCCGAAAATACCGGCCGCAGACCTTCGACGACCTGATCGGCCAGGAGGCCATGGTGCGCACGCTCTCGAACGCCTTCGAGACCGGCCGCATCCACCAAGCCTATATGCTGACCGGCGTTCGCGGCGTCGGCAAGACCACCACGGCGCGCATCCTGGCGCGCGGCCTCAACTATGAGCCGGACGAGGGCGGCGGCAAGCCGACCATCGTCATGCCCCGCCTCGGCCGCCACTGCCAGGCCATCATCGAAAGCCGGCACATCGACGTGCTCGAGCTCGACGCCGCCTCGCACAACGGCGTCGGCGATATCCGCGACATCACCGATTCGGTCCGCTACGCCCCGGTCTCGGCGCGCTTCAAGGTTCTCATCATGGACGAGGTCCACATGGTGACGAACCAGGCGTTCAATGCCCTCCTCAAGACGCTGGAGGAGCCGCCGCCGCACGTGAAGTTCATCTTCGCGACCACGGAGATCCGCAAGGTCCCGATCACCATCCTGTCGCGCTGCCAGCGCTTCGACCTGCGGCGCGTCGACGCCGGCGTGCTGACCGGTCATCTCGCCTCGATCTGCGCCAGGGAAGAGGTCGAGGTCGAGCCGGAGGCGCTCGCCATGATCGCCCGCGCCGCCGAGGGCTCGGTGCGCGATTCGCTGTCGCTGCTCGACCAGGCCATCGCCCATGCCGGCGGCAGGGTCGAGGCCGAAGGCGTGCGCGCCATGCTGGGCCTGGCCGACCGCGCCCGGATCATCGACCTGTTCGAGGCGGTGATGCGGGGCGATGCCGCAGCCGCCCTCGGCGAGCTGCGCGCCCAGTACGACCAGGGCGCCGATCCGGCGGTGGTGCTCTCCGAGCTCGCCGAGTTCGCCCATTTCGTCACGCGCCTGAAGGTGACGCCCGAGGCCGGCAAGGACCCGGCGGTGACCGAGACCGAGCGCCGCCGCGCGGCCGCCCTGGTCGACAGCCTGTCGATGAAGGTGCTGACGCGGCTGTGGCAGATGCTGCTCAAGGGCATCGGCGAGGTGCAGACCGCGTCCAAGCCGCTCGCCGCCGCCGACATGGTGCTGGTGCGCCTGTGCTATGCGGCCGACCTGCCGACGCCGGACGACCTGATCCGCCAGCTCGCCGAGGGCGGCGGCCCGGCGCGGACGACGGGCGGCGGTGCCGCTCCGCCGCCCCCTGCCGGCGGCGGCTCGCCGCGAGCCGTGCTGGCCGCGACCAATGCCGCCCCGCGCCCGGTGCTGACCGAAGCCGCTCCGGCCACCCGCCCCGCCCGCGCGCTCGCCGGCTTCGCCGAGCTGGTGGCGCTCGCCACCGAGAAGCGCGACCTGCCGCTGAAGCTGGCGCTGGAGCGCTTCGTGCGCCTCGTCGCCTTCGAGGACGGACGCATCGACATCGCGCTGGAGGCCGGCGCGCCGGCGACGCTGGTCAACGACCTTTCCAGGAAGCTCTCGGACTGGACCGAGCGGCGCTGGCTGGTGGTGATCTCCGGCGAGAGGGGCGCGCCGACCCTGCGCGAGCAGGCCGAGGCCCGTCAGGCCGAGGTGCTCACCGGCGTGCGCGCCGATCCGCTGGTCCGCGCGGTGCTGGAACGCTTCCCCGGCGCGCAGATCGTCGACGTGCGCGACAATGCGCCGCTCCCGGCGCCGGTGGTCGCCCGGGCGCCGGACGAGGTCGGCGACGACGGGAATGACTTCGACGACGCGGACGACTATAGCTCGGACGACATCTGA
- a CDS encoding SDR family NAD(P)-dependent oxidoreductase has product MTRPVALVTGASGGIGEAIAHVLAEEGEDLVLVARSEAGLERVAAAIRARTDRAVLVLALDLERRDAADVLRARLAQEGLTVRHLVNNAGYGLCGEVAELPREGQLGMIDLNCRALTDLTVTFLPEILATGGGVLNVASVAGFVPGPGMAGYYASKAYVVSLTRALAFELRDRGVKVSALCPGPTPTGFGARAGYRGSRAMALTRPLDPMLVARIGVAGYRKGKLVVVPGWRNRLIVALLAVLPHALVLPMLAKAQRQRRVR; this is encoded by the coding sequence GTGACGCGTCCGGTCGCGCTGGTCACCGGCGCCTCCGGCGGCATCGGCGAGGCCATCGCCCATGTGCTGGCCGAGGAGGGCGAGGATCTGGTCCTCGTCGCCCGGTCCGAGGCTGGCCTGGAGCGGGTCGCGGCCGCAATCCGTGCGCGCACCGACCGGGCCGTGCTGGTGCTGGCGCTCGACCTGGAGCGGCGCGACGCCGCCGATGTCCTGCGGGCACGGCTGGCGCAGGAGGGGCTTACCGTCCGCCATCTCGTCAACAATGCCGGCTATGGCCTGTGCGGCGAGGTGGCCGAGCTGCCGCGCGAGGGCCAGCTCGGCATGATCGACCTCAATTGCCGCGCCCTCACCGACCTCACCGTCACGTTCCTGCCGGAGATCCTGGCCACCGGCGGGGGCGTGCTCAACGTCGCCTCGGTCGCCGGCTTCGTGCCGGGCCCCGGCATGGCCGGCTATTATGCCAGCAAGGCCTATGTGGTGTCGCTGACCCGGGCGCTCGCCTTCGAGCTGCGCGACCGCGGCGTCAAGGTCAGCGCCCTCTGCCCCGGGCCGACGCCGACCGGCTTCGGCGCGCGGGCCGGCTACCGCGGCTCGCGCGCCATGGCGCTCACCCGCCCGCTCGACCCGATGCTGGTCGCCCGCATCGGCGTCGCCGGCTATCGCAAGGGCAAGCTGGTGGTGGTGCCGGGCTGGCGCAACCGCCTGATCGTGGCGCTGCTCGCCGTGCTGCCGCATGCCCTGGTCCTGCCGATGCTCGCCAAGGCGCAGCGCCAGCGCCGCGTGCGCTGA
- a CDS encoding thiamine pyrophosphate-dependent dehydrogenase E1 component subunit alpha, protein MKNTPSPEDQVRMHGRMVAVRHLEERLGEMHKAGRTRGPIHRCDGQEAVGIGATAMLRPGDKLTSTHRGHAHYVGKGVAMHGLVAEIFGRATGICGGRAGHMLIADADKGLIGGNAIVGAGIPAATGMAVSLQMKNRRTGGDDVAMCIFGDGAAQTGICHESMNIAALWRLPVVFVLEHNQYGLTAHHSTQSSVADLVVRAAGYGMPGTMVDGNDAVAVYRAVADAVERARRGEGPSLVEAKTYRMVGFSTSDVGGYQSEADLAAWRERDPIAQSRAALVAFLDADRLASVETAARAEVDEAFERALADPFPAFAGHPASAPYAGAP, encoded by the coding sequence ATGAAGAACACGCCGAGCCCCGAGGACCAGGTCAGGATGCATGGCCGCATGGTCGCCGTCCGCCATCTGGAGGAACGCCTGGGCGAAATGCACAAGGCCGGCAGGACGCGCGGCCCGATCCATCGCTGCGACGGCCAGGAGGCGGTCGGCATCGGCGCCACCGCCATGCTGCGCCCCGGCGACAAGCTCACCAGCACCCATCGCGGCCATGCCCATTATGTCGGCAAGGGCGTCGCCATGCACGGCCTGGTCGCCGAGATCTTCGGCCGCGCCACCGGCATCTGCGGCGGGCGGGCCGGCCACATGCTGATCGCCGATGCCGACAAGGGGCTGATCGGCGGCAACGCCATCGTCGGCGCCGGCATCCCCGCCGCCACCGGCATGGCGGTGTCGCTGCAGATGAAGAATCGCCGGACCGGCGGCGACGACGTCGCCATGTGCATCTTCGGCGACGGTGCCGCCCAGACCGGCATCTGCCATGAATCCATGAACATCGCCGCGCTCTGGCGCCTGCCGGTGGTCTTCGTGCTGGAGCACAACCAGTACGGCCTGACCGCTCACCACAGCACCCAGTCCTCGGTCGCCGACCTCGTCGTGCGGGCCGCCGGCTACGGCATGCCGGGCACGATGGTCGACGGCAACGACGCCGTCGCCGTCTACCGCGCCGTCGCCGACGCCGTCGAGCGGGCGCGGCGGGGCGAAGGCCCCTCGCTGGTCGAGGCCAAGACCTACCGGATGGTCGGCTTCTCCACCAGCGACGTCGGCGGCTACCAGAGCGAGGCGGATCTCGCGGCCTGGCGCGAGCGCGATCCCATCGCCCAGTCCCGCGCCGCGCTGGTCGCCTTCCTCGACGCCGACCGCCTGGCCAGTGTCGAGACCGCCGCCCGCGCCGAGGTCGACGAGGCCTTCGAGCGCGCCCTCGCCGACCCCTTCCCCGCCTTCGCCGGTCATCCGGCGAGCGCCCCCTATGCCGGAGCCCCGTGA
- a CDS encoding L,D-transpeptidase family protein, translating into MRGTSPIPQKLLADMQAKGMTRSAPVLVRIYKQESELELWKQTNSGRYALLKTYPICRWSGQLGPKKVEGDRQVPEGFYSVAQSQMNPNSQYYLSFDVGYPNNFDRTLGRAGGDIMVHGGCSSRGCFAMTNDQMGEIYAVAREALQGGQGAFQVQSLPFRMTAENMVRNRRNPNYGFWQNLKEGADNFEVTKQPVQVAACGSRYVFNGQGGQACGMPKGDATVTAAVEQKRQHDAVEMAALAKSTPAVNTIYDDGGSNPLFAALSVDSHAIPGKDRPYSRVPRPTVVVLNESGAPATEADDKAARTATYSAAETLLMAEANLARRPVGPQKPEVVAKRQQVVYARLMGSEMPKPAAPKPEPVVVAAAEAPVAAAAPAPAADEQPFYARILSFGGSSDPAQKPATLQPSAPVEASAAGPAPAAQEERPFYQRWLGLGSDEPPAAESAPVTATVPQVSTAAVPLPPTRPKRTAVLPPVMLDGTQPALPKGGNAYATAN; encoded by the coding sequence ATGCGCGGCACGTCTCCGATTCCGCAGAAGCTCCTGGCCGACATGCAGGCCAAGGGCATGACCCGCAGCGCGCCGGTGCTGGTGCGCATCTACAAGCAGGAATCGGAGCTGGAGCTCTGGAAGCAGACCAACAGCGGGCGCTATGCCCTGCTCAAGACCTATCCGATCTGCCGCTGGTCCGGCCAGCTCGGCCCCAAGAAGGTCGAGGGCGACCGTCAGGTGCCGGAAGGCTTCTATTCCGTCGCCCAGAGCCAGATGAATCCGAACTCGCAGTATTACCTGTCGTTCGACGTCGGCTATCCCAACAATTTCGACCGGACCCTCGGCCGGGCCGGTGGCGACATCATGGTGCATGGCGGCTGCTCGTCGCGCGGCTGCTTCGCCATGACCAACGACCAGATGGGCGAGATCTATGCGGTGGCGCGCGAGGCGCTGCAGGGCGGCCAGGGCGCGTTCCAGGTCCAGTCCCTGCCGTTCCGGATGACGGCGGAAAACATGGTGCGCAACCGCCGCAACCCGAATTACGGCTTCTGGCAGAACCTCAAGGAAGGCGCCGACAATTTCGAGGTGACCAAGCAGCCGGTGCAGGTCGCGGCCTGCGGCAGCCGCTATGTCTTCAACGGCCAGGGCGGCCAGGCCTGCGGCATGCCGAAGGGTGACGCGACCGTCACCGCGGCGGTCGAGCAGAAGCGCCAGCACGACGCCGTCGAGATGGCGGCGCTGGCCAAGTCCACCCCGGCGGTGAACACGATCTATGACGACGGCGGCTCCAACCCGCTCTTTGCCGCGCTGTCGGTCGATTCGCATGCCATTCCCGGCAAGGACCGGCCCTATTCGAGGGTGCCGCGCCCGACCGTGGTGGTGCTGAACGAGAGCGGTGCGCCGGCCACCGAGGCCGACGACAAGGCGGCGCGGACGGCGACCTATTCGGCGGCCGAGACGCTGCTGATGGCCGAGGCCAACCTCGCCCGCCGTCCCGTCGGGCCGCAGAAGCCGGAGGTCGTGGCCAAGCGCCAGCAGGTGGTCTATGCCCGCCTGATGGGCAGCGAGATGCCCAAGCCCGCGGCGCCGAAGCCCGAGCCGGTGGTGGTCGCCGCCGCCGAGGCGCCGGTCGCCGCGGCGGCCCCCGCACCCGCGGCGGACGAGCAGCCCTTCTACGCCCGCATCCTCAGCTTTGGCGGCAGCTCCGACCCGGCGCAGAAGCCGGCGACGCTGCAGCCGTCCGCTCCGGTCGAGGCCTCCGCGGCCGGACCGGCTCCGGCAGCCCAGGAGGAGCGGCCCTTCTATCAGCGTTGGCTGGGCCTCGGCTCCGACGAGCCGCCGGCAGCCGAGTCCGCCCCCGTCACGGCGACGGTTCCGCAGGTCTCGACCGCCGCGGTGCCGCTGCCGCCGACCCGCCCCAAGCGGACCGCGGTGCTGCCGCCGGTCATGCTGGACGGGACGCAGCCGGCCCTGCCGAAGGGCGGCAACGCCTACGCCACGGCCAATTGA